Genomic window (Candidatus Nitrosocosmicus franklandus):
GTACGTTCTCTTCTTTCTCTTCTTTCTTCCTGTTCCTTCTTTGACTACTACTTGATGATTGATTATTATCATCAACAAGAAAGCAGTCGGTCAATCGGAATAAAAAGGAAGGAAAAGAAAGGAAAAAAGAACGTATGTATAAACGAGAAAGTGATTCAACGGATAAAAGGCAAAAGAGATTTTGCCATTGACTCCGGTTGATCCTGCCGGACCCGACTGCTATCAGAGTGGGACTAAGCCATGCGAGTCGACATAGCAATATGTGGCGTACGGCTCAGTAACACGTAGTCAACATGCCCAGGGGACGTGGATAACCTCGGGAAACTGAGGATAAACCGCGATAGGTCACTACTTCTGGAATGGGTAATGACTCAAACCTATATGGCCCCTGGATTGGACTGCGGCCGATCAGGCTGTTGGTGAGGTAATGGCCCACCAAACCTGTAACCGGTACGGGCTCTGAGAGGAGGAGCCCGGAGATGGGCACTGAGACAAGGGCCCAGGCCCTATGGGGCGCAGCAGGCGCGAAACCTCTGCAATAGGCGAAAGCCTGACAGGGTTACTCTGAGTGATTTCCGTTAAGGAGATCTTTTGGCACCTCTAAAAATGGTGCAGAATAAGGGGTGGGCAAGTCTGGTGTCAGCCGCCGCGGTAATACCAGCACCCCGAGTGGTCGGGACGTTTATTGGGCCTAAAGCATCCGTAGCCGGTTCTACAAGTCTTCCGTTAAATCCACCTGCTTAACAGATGGGCTGCGGAAGATACTATAGAGCTAGGAGGCGGGAGAGGCAAGCGGTACTCGATGGGTAGGGGTAAAATCCGTTGATCCATTGAAGACCACCAGTGGCGAAGGCGGCTTGCCAGAACGCGCTCGACGGTGAGGGATGAAAGCTGGGGGAGCAAACCGGATTAGATACCCGGGTAGTCCCAGCTGTAAACGATGCAGACTCGGTGATGAGTTGGCTTTTTGCTAACTCAGTGCCGCAGGGAAGCCGTTAAGTTTGCCGCCTGGGGAGTACGGTCGCAAGACTGAAACTTAAAGGAATTGGCGGGGGAGCACCACAAGGGGTGAAGCCTGCGGTTCAATTGGAGTCAACGCCGGAAATCTTACCGGGGGCGACAGCAGAGTGAAGGTCAAGCTGAAGACTTTACCAGACAAGCTGAGAGGAGGTGCATGGCCGTCGCCAGCTCGTGCCGTGAGGTGTCCTGTTAAGTCAGGTAACGAGCGAGATCCCTGCCTCTAGTTGCTACCATTATTCTCAGGAGTAGTGGAGCTAATTAGAGGGACCGCCGTCGCTGAGACGGAGGAAGGTGGGGGCTACGGCAGGTCAGTATGCCCCGAAACCCTCGGGCCACACGCGGGCTGCAATGGTAAGGACAATGAGTTTCGATTCCGAAAGGAGGAGGCAATCTCTAAACCTTACCACAGTTATGATTGAGGGCTGAAACTCGCCCTCATGAATATGGAATCCCTAGTAACCGCGTGTCACTATCGCGCGGTGAATACGTCCCTGCTCCTTGCACACACCGCCCGTCGCTTCATCGAAGTTGGTTCTTGGCGAGGTGGTGCCTCATTGGCACTATCGAACCTGGGGTCAGCAACGAGGGAGAAGTCGTAACAAGGTGGCCGTAGGGGAACCTGCGGCCGGATCACCTCCTTAGATAAAAAAATTGTATTATAGTAGTGGCAGAATAATAGCAGGCTGGCTGGCTGGATGGCTGGTAAAAGTAAAGGTAAAGATAATGGATTAGATGTACATGAACATGTATGTCTTGTCTTGTCTTGTCATGTCTTCTTTTACTAGTTATCTAGTCTAGCCTGCAAAAAAGCTACACATAATACAATTATTATATTATCAAAAATAATCCAACAATAGTAATAACAATTCCTTAATTTTTCATCTTACTACAATTGATTGAAAGAAATTAATTAACTACCAAACTAATCTGTTATGAATGTGTATTGTTATATACATCATTCCTTGCTTGGAATCATTACTATAACTATTGGACATCTGTGTAAATATCAAAAGAAAGACATCATAGTACAACTGATAATAATAATAATAATAATTAATGCATCTATCTGATCATTAAAGATAAAATAACCAACCAAGCAAAGGTTTAAGTCAGCAAAAAACCAAATAGTACAAAACCGGATGCAATCCTTTGTCGAAAACAGTCGTCAAACGTGAGGAGCTAAAAAGACCCCATATAGATACAAAGAGAAAAATGGGCGCGACTGACAAAGGATGAAGTTGATGTAGTAGACTCGGAGTCTACGATGATCATCGTGTATAGGAAAACTCCATCAAAAAATCGAAAATGTAGAATATAGAACTAGGAAAACTATTCGCGTAATAATGGAATAGATTTTGTAGTAAATATATCGTATCGTGGTGTTGTAGTGCAAACAGCAAGAAATAAAAAATTACACTGACAGAGAATCTATGTTTAATACAATACTCGAATTAGACTTTTTATTCCACTACAAAAATAAAGAAAGAAAGGAACTGGTAAAGTAAAGCAATCACCATTACCATCACCATCATCATTTTGATGAGTGAGTGACTAGATAAACAAAATAATACTACTGGACTGGTGCAAAGACGCCGATTGGTGGATGACTCGGCTTGGTAAGCGATGAAGGACGTGGCAAGCTGCGATAAGCCTGGGTTAGGTGCATGCGACCGTCGACCCCGGGATTTCCGAATGAGGTCTCTCTTTACACTCCCTTGCTATTTAATTAGCTTGGGAGAGCGAACTGTCCGAAGTGAAGCATCTGAGTAGGACGAGGAAAAGAAATCAACAAAATTATGAGATTCCGTTAGTAGCGGCGAGCGAAAGCGGAACAGCCCAAACTGAATCTGTTATGGTAACATAATAGAGATGTGGTGTTACGGGTATGGCGTATAGGATCCTGTGATCACAGCCGAAGTGTACTGGAAAGTACCGGAATAGAGGGTGATACCCCCGTAGGCGAACGAGAGTGGGATTCTGCCATATTCAGAGTAACTGGCCTTGGCAGTGGCCAGTGAAGATGGGTGAAAGTAGCATCCAAGGCTAAATATTCACCAAGACCGATAGCATACTAGTACCGTGAGGGAAAGTTGAAAAGTACCCCGGAAGGGGGGTTAAAAGCGCCTGAAACCAATCGGCTACAGACGTGTATGGCTCGAAAGGATATTCTAGAGTCATACGTTCCGTCTAGAAACACGGGCCAGGGAGATTGCTGTCATGGCGAGCTTAACCTTTAACAGAGGGAAGGCGAAGGGAAACCGAATTTGCGCATTTTTTCTTTTGAAAAAAGAGGCAATGGATCTGAAAGGGTCTTGAGTCATGGCAGTAAGGCTAGAAACCGGACGATCTAGTCCTGGATAAGACGAAGGTGAGCGAAAGCTCGCTGGAGGTCTGCAAGGGTCCTGACGTGCAAATCGGTCCTCTGATCTGGGATTAGGGGTCAAAAACCAATCTAGTCCGGTGATCGCTAGTTCCCACCGAAGTGGATCGCAGTCCTGCCTTAGCTGAGATTGCCTGTACTGTAGAGCACCGATCGGGTGGTAAGGGCTCGAAAGAGCTCGCCACTCATTCGAACTCCGAATGTGCAAGCGTCGTAGAAGCTAGGAGGCGGGTTTATGTGGGGTAAGCCTCATAACCGAGAGGGGGACAACCCAGACTAAAGTTAAGGTCCCCAAATGTCTACTAAGTGTCAAACCAAAGGGTGTTTTCGAGCAAAGACAGCAGGAAGGTAGGCTCAGAAGCAGCCACCCTTCAAAGAGTGCGTAACAGCTCACCTGCCGAGCTCGAAAGCCCCGAAAATGTACGGGGCTCAAGTAGACTACCGATACTTTAGACCGCCGACGATGTCGGTGCGTGGTAGGTGGGCGTAGTGTTTGGGTAGAAGCTGGGCTGTAAAGTCCAGTGGACCGAACTACTAGTGCAGATCCTGGTGGTAGTAACAGCAAAGCCGGGTGAGAATCTCGGCGACCGCAAGGGCAAGGGTTTCCCGGCAATGCGTCATCAGCCGGGAGTTAGCCGGTCCTAAAAACAACCTCAACAGAGTTGTTTGAATGGGAAACTGGTTAATATTCCAGTGCCTTGAAAGTTCGTTATACCTTTTTTGTCGCTTCCGGATAGGGTAAGCAGAACCGTCGTTTTGTCTAAGTATTCAAGCCTTGAGGAGTGCCGTAATGGCGAGAATTAAGGCGAGATGCGAATGGCCCTTCGCAAGAAGGGTTTACTTGATTCCAGGAGACAATGAAAGCAAAAATAGGAAGATACTTTCAAGACCGTACCGAGATCCGACACTGGTGCCCTGGATGAGAAGTCTAAGGTCTATCGGGTATACCGTATGGCAAGGGAACTCGGCAAAATAGCTCCGTACCTATGGTATAAGGAGTGCCTGCAGTTTTTACGAGGAGTAGGGACTGCAGGTCGCAGTGACTAGGGGGTCCCGACTGTTTAATAAAAACACAGGTGGTCGCTAGTCCGAAAGGATTTGTATGGCCTCTGTATCCTGGCCAGTGGCGGTACCTAAAACCTGGGTTCAACTGGGCTAAGGGCCGCTAAACGCCGGGAGTAACTCTGACTCTCTTAAGGTAGCCAAATGCCTTGTCGGGTAAGTTCCGACGTGCATGAATGGAACAACGAGGGCCCCGCTGTCCCTGCCTACAACCCGGTGAAGCCACATAACGAGGACGAACAGTCCTCGAACCTCTGTCGGGGAGAGAAGACCCTGTGGAGCTTTACTGCAGCCTGTTGCTGCGATATGGTTGCAAATGCAGAGAGTAGCTGGGAGCCGTTAAGGTCAGTTCTCCGGGACTGACATAGGCGCAAGTGTAACACCAGCCATTTGTTACCGTATCGCTAACCTGTCTATCAGGGACAACGGCAGGTGGGCAGTTCGGCTGGGGCGGCACCCCCTTGAAAATGTATCGAGGGGGCCCAAAGATTGGCTCAGGCGGGACAGAACTCCGCCGGTGAGGGCAAAGCCAAAAGCCAGTCTGACTGGATTCCCAATGATACGGGATTCAGAGGCGAAAGCCGGGCTTAGCGATCCATCATGTCCTCACTATTGGGGGCTGGTGGTGACAGAAAAGTTACCCTAGGGATAACAGGCTCGTCGCGGGCGAGAGCTCCCATCGACCCCGCGGTTTGGTACCTCGATGTCGGCTCTTCCCATCCTGGTTCTGCAGCAGGAGCCAAGGGTGGGGCTGCTCGCCCATTAAAGGGGAACGTGAGCTGGGTTTAGACCGTCGTGAGACAGGTCGGTCTCTGCCTGACAGGGGCGTGGTTGTCTGAGGGGAAGTTGCCCCTAGTACGAGAGGAACAGGGCAGCGCAGCCTCTGGTTTATCAGTTGTCCGACAGGGCAAGCTGAGCAGCTAAGCTGCTTAGGATAACTCCTGAAAGCATCTAAGGAGGAAGCCTTTCCCGAGAAAAGACAGCCTTCCGTAAGGAGAAGGGCGGCCATAGAAGATGGCGTTGATGGAATGGAGGTGTAAGTATCAAGCCTTCGGGCGAGGTATTCAGCCTGCCATCACCAATAGCCCAACGCACCTGAATCCTGTGCTGATTGTATTGCAACGCTACCATCAGATACGAGATATTCACCTACAATTTATCCATACGTAAAGAATAAGTCTAGGCTCTGACTACGTAATGAGGATTTTTTGATGGAGTTTTAATGTACAATTTTTATTATAAGGATTATAATCATTTTTGAATAGTATCTATATTAGAGGCATGTGGTATAACACTATTAATCAATAATATGGGCCTAGTATTTAATCAACAGAACTCAGACACAGAAAGAATGGAGTTTATTCAAATACTGGGTTATAATATCAGATGTTTGATAATTGAAAGAAAAGGCCCATGTAAAACAATCGTCCTTTTGCATGGATTGGGTGCATCTATAGAAAGGTGGTCAGAATTGTGGCCATTACTAAAAGATTACAATGTCATAATCCCCGACTTGATCGGATTTGGTTATAGTGACAAACCGTTAATTGAATATACTATAGATTTGTTTGTAAAATTCCTAGAAGAACTCTTTAGTAAATTAGAGATTAGCAACCCCATAATCATTGGTTCTTCGTTTGGTGGTCAATTGGTGTTAGAATATAGCTTAAGACATAAGGATTTTTTTGAAAAGATAATCCTTGTTTCTCCAGCAGGTACCCTGGAAAGACCCACGTATGTTCTTAGCCAGTATATTTTTTCTGGGTTATATCCAACCATTGAGAATGTTCAAAGGGCCTTTCAAATGATGGCTAATAATCCCGATTACAAGGTAGATGAAAACACAGTAAAGGATTACATTAATAGAATGAGACTCCCAAATTCCAAGTATGCCTTAATTTCTACGTTGCTTGCTATGCGAAGGGATCAAAGATTACAAAATAGATTGGTTGAAATCGTAATCCCTACACTTGTTATCTGGGGAAGTGAAGATTCTACCATTCCAGTTGAAAATATAGAGTACTTTAAACAAATACCAATTGTTGAGACACATATTATGGAAGGATGTGGTCATACCCCGTATGTTGAAAAGCCACATGAATTTTATGAAATAATTAAAAAGTTTATCGAATCCTAGATTGCTACAACAAGAATCTAATTTACAATATTATAATAATGACCTATAATTATCTATTTTATTATGAGTAATGAAAATAATGGTGAAAGTACCAACAACAGCAATAATAGTGCTAGTAGCAGTATTGATATTAAGAAGGCAATTGAAAAGACTACAGAATTTCAACAGGATATGATGAGACAGTTTTCGAATTTTCAATTTAATGCTTTCCAGAATTTGTTCTCATCTCTTCAAGGGTTTACTAACTATAATGCAATGTTCAAGACCAATGTGCAAAGTGGAGGTAGAATTTCAATTCCGGAGGCAGAAAGACAGGCATTAGGTATTGAAGAAGGTGATTTGGTTCAGGTTATAATAATTCCTTTGGCCAGTAGAAAACAAAAATCAGGAAATAAGAATAATTCTTCCCAATCTTAATGGATTTTTATCCAATTACCCACTTTAGGCAAAACTACATTTTGTGAGTATCCACTGGCAATAAGCCCGACATGACCTGTAGAAAATCTCATTAGATTTGTATCTGTGCTTGATACTAGGTTATTTAACGGGATACTGCACTCAGGCGAAACCAAATGATCCTGGTCTGCTACCAGATTCAATAAGGGGACTTTAATTTTAGACAAATTAATCCTACTACTTCCTACAACCAGTTTGTTTTTAGCAAATAAATTTTTCTGATAAATATCCTTAATCCATTGTCGAAAAGTCTCACCCGCAATTGGAGGGGTATCGTAGAGCCATTTTTCTACTCTCAGAAAGTTTTGAATAAAATTCTCATCCTTCAAGTTTTGAAACAAGTTTATGTACTTACTTACTCCTTGTTTGAATGGTTTTAAAGCGGCGTAGCAGCTGTATAATAGTTCATATGGAAAATTTTCATATTGAGAGAGCACTTTATCGATATCCATATGCTTGGCCATATTCTTAATAACTGTAGTATCCTTTTCTGTATCAACAACAGGGGCTATAGTTATCAGATTCTTTACGTTTTTTTGGTGTAATGTAGTATATATTAAGGACATTGTAGCACCCATACAATAGCCTTGAAGTGAAACCTTGTCTATGTGTTCTATATTCTTGATTAGTTCAACACATTCATAGATAAATAAATTAACATAATCATCTATCGTTGTGAATTTGTCAAATTTTCCAGGGGATTTCCAATCAAGCAAATAAACATTAATGCCTTGGTCCAATAGATTCTTTACCCAGCTCTTGTTTGGCTGAAGGTCGAGGATATATGATTTGTTTATTAGTGCATATACTATAAGTAAAGGGTACTTGTAGGCCCGCTCTTTAGTTGATTTATAATGCAGTAATCTATACAAATTAGTCTCTTTTATGACTTCATATTCTGTGGTTCCCGTATCTACTCTTTCAATGTCCGAAAGAAGTCGCTTCATTTCGGTGATTTTCTTGAAATTTTCCGGTTCGTTTATAAATTTTATACACTCGTTAAAGTAGTAATCAAAAATAGTCTTATTCATCATTTTTCTCGTTCAGTTTATTTCTTATCTCAAGCGATAGCTTCTTTATCTCATATAAATTGTTGAATAATAAATCCTTTTCTTCCTTTGATAATGATTGTCTACCTACAAATGGCATTGAAGCATCGAAAAATTTTTGATAACTCTTGTTAAGGTCAATTATGATATTGATCAGATTATTGTAATTGATAGAAAATTCGTCAGATTCAAACATGGAAGAGAATACTTCCTCAAAGGAATCTATTATGTGCTTTCTAACTTCATCTGAGTCTTTGTCTTGTAGTCCTTCAGAAACCTTATCTAGGGCTAGAAAATACGAATTTATCATTTGTGTCAGGTATTTGTTTAGAACAATCTGATAGTTTATCAAAATATTTCCATATTCTCTCATATTGTTTATGTTTAGTTGTGGATCGTTTAACAAAGAGACAAATGGACCCATAGCCGAAATTTTATTCAATTCTGATAGCTGTT
Coding sequences:
- a CDS encoding alpha/beta fold hydrolase is translated as MGLVFNQQNSDTERMEFIQILGYNIRCLIIERKGPCKTIVLLHGLGASIERWSELWPLLKDYNVIIPDLIGFGYSDKPLIEYTIDLFVKFLEELFSKLEISNPIIIGSSFGGQLVLEYSLRHKDFFEKIILVSPAGTLERPTYVLSQYIFSGLYPTIENVQRAFQMMANNPDYKVDENTVKDYINRMRLPNSKYALISTLLAMRRDQRLQNRLVEIVIPTLVIWGSEDSTIPVENIEYFKQIPIVETHIMEGCGHTPYVEKPHEFYEIIKKFIES
- the phaC gene encoding class III poly(R)-hydroxyalkanoic acid synthase subunit PhaC; this translates as MMNKTIFDYYFNECIKFINEPENFKKITEMKRLLSDIERVDTGTTEYEVIKETNLYRLLHYKSTKERAYKYPLLIVYALINKSYILDLQPNKSWVKNLLDQGINVYLLDWKSPGKFDKFTTIDDYVNLFIYECVELIKNIEHIDKVSLQGYCMGATMSLIYTTLHQKNVKNLITIAPVVDTEKDTTVIKNMAKHMDIDKVLSQYENFPYELLYSCYAALKPFKQGVSKYINLFQNLKDENFIQNFLRVEKWLYDTPPIAGETFRQWIKDIYQKNLFAKNKLVVGSSRINLSKIKVPLLNLVADQDHLVSPECSIPLNNLVSSTDTNLMRFSTGHVGLIASGYSQNVVLPKVGNWIKIH
- a CDS encoding AbrB/MazE/SpoVT family DNA-binding domain-containing protein, which produces MSNENNGESTNNSNNSASSSIDIKKAIEKTTEFQQDMMRQFSNFQFNAFQNLFSSLQGFTNYNAMFKTNVQSGGRISIPEAERQALGIEEGDLVQVIIIPLASRKQKSGNKNNSSQS